The Castor canadensis chromosome X, mCasCan1.hap1v2, whole genome shotgun sequence genome includes a region encoding these proteins:
- the LOC141419650 gene encoding ubiquitin-conjugating enzyme E2 D2-like isoform X2, with protein sequence MALKRIHKELLEMELDPPAQCSAGPMSDDLFLWQATIMGPEDSPYHGGVAFKTKIYHPNVNRKGTICLDILRSAWSPALTISKVLLSICSLLCDPNPDDPLVPEIAAIYRMDKRRYESTARKWTEKYAM encoded by the exons ATGGCTCTCAAGCGCATTCACAAGGAGCTGCTGGAGATGGAGCTCGACCCGCCGGCACAGTGCTCTGCGGGGCCCATGAGCGATGACTTGTTCCTCTGGCAAGCCACCATCATGGGGCCTGAAGACAGCCCCTACCACGGAGGA GTGGCCTTCAAGACCAAGATCTACCATCCCAATGTCAACAGGAAGGGGACCATCTGCCTTGACATCCTGCGGTCTGCGTGGTCCCCGGCGCTGACCATCTCCAAGGTGCTGCTCTCCATCTGCTCTTTGCTGTGCGACCCCAACCCTGATGATCCTCTGGTTCCCGAGATCGCAGCCATCTACCGCATGGACAAGAGAAGGTATGAGAGCACGGCCCGGAAGTGGACCGAGAAATACGCCATGTGA
- the LOC141419650 gene encoding ubiquitin-conjugating enzyme E2 D2-like isoform X1 has translation MALKRIHKELLEMELDPPAQCSAGPMSDDLFLWQATIMGPEDSPYHGGVFFLSIQFPCNYPFRPPKVAFKTKIYHPNVNRKGTICLDILRSAWSPALTISKVLLSICSLLCDPNPDDPLVPEIAAIYRMDKRRYESTARKWTEKYAM, from the coding sequence ATGGCTCTCAAGCGCATTCACAAGGAGCTGCTGGAGATGGAGCTCGACCCGCCGGCACAGTGCTCTGCGGGGCCCATGAGCGATGACTTGTTCCTCTGGCAAGCCACCATCATGGGGCCTGAAGACAGCCCCTACCACGGAGGAGTCTTCTTCCTCTCCATCCAGTTTCCCTGTAATTACCCCTTCCGGCCTCCCAAGGTGGCCTTCAAGACCAAGATCTACCATCCCAATGTCAACAGGAAGGGGACCATCTGCCTTGACATCCTGCGGTCTGCGTGGTCCCCGGCGCTGACCATCTCCAAGGTGCTGCTCTCCATCTGCTCTTTGCTGTGCGACCCCAACCCTGATGATCCTCTGGTTCCCGAGATCGCAGCCATCTACCGCATGGACAAGAGAAGGTATGAGAGCACGGCCCGGAAGTGGACCGAGAAATACGCCATGTGA